CTCGATGGTCGGGACGGCCGCCCTCAGCCGGGTGTCGTCGGTGACGGCGCCGTCCGCCATGGGGACGTTGAAGTCCACCCGGACCAGGGCCCTGACGCCGGCCAGGGAAACGTCGTCGAGGGTCTGGAAGGCCATGGGCTCAGATCAGGCGGGCCATGGCCGCGGCGGTGTCGGCCATCCGCGTGGAGAAGCCCCACTCGTTGTCGTACCAGGACAGGATCCGGCCAAGGCCGCCGTCGATCACCTGGGTCTGGGCCAGGGCGACGGTTGACGAGGCGGCCACATGGTTGAAGTCGGTGGAGACCAGGGCCTCGTCGGTCACCGCCAGGACGCCCTTCAGGGGGCCTTCGGCGGCGGCGCGCAGGGCGTCGTTGATTTCCTTGACGGTCAGGGTGCGGCCCGGGGTCCAGACCAGGTCCACCACCGAGACGTTCGGGGTCGGCACCCGGATGGACGAGCCGTCCAGCTTGCCCTGCAGGGCGGGGATGACCAGGCCCAGGGCCTTGGCGGCGCCGGTGGAGGTGGGGATCATGGACATGGCCGCGGCGCGGGCGCGGTAGAGGTCCTTGTGCATGGTGTCCAGCGTCGGCTGGTCGCCCGTGTAGGAGTGGATGGTGGTCATGTAGCCGCGCTCGATGCCGGCCAGCTCCTGCAGGACCTTGGCCACCGGAGCCAGGCAGTTTGTGGTGCAGGAGGCGTTGGAGACCACCAGGTCGGCGGCGGTCAGGGTGTCGTGGTTCACCCCATAGACGATGGTCTTGTCGGCGTTGTCGCAGGGCGCGCTGACCAGGACCCGCTTGGCGCCGGCCGTCAGGTGGGCGCTGGCCTTGTCCTTGGAGGTGAAGATGCCGGTGCACTCGAAGGCGATGTCGACACCCAGTTCGCGGTGCGGCAGTTCGGCGGGATCGCGGACGGCGGTGACCTTGATCTTGCCGCGGCCGACGTCGATCGTGTCGCCGTCCACCTTCACCTCGCCGGCGAAGCGGCCGTGGACGCTGTCATAGCGGAACAGGTGGGCGTTGGTCTCGACGGGACCCAGGTCGTTGATCGCCACGACCTCGATGTCCGTCCGGCCGTGCTCGACCAGGGAGCGCAGGATGTTGCGGCCGATCCGGCCGAATCCGTTGATGGCGACACGCACAGTCATGAATCGGTCTCCGAACCTTTAACTTCGCTGGTTGGCGGCGGTTTTTTAGGTCCGGGGCAGGGAAGTCAACCCTGACGATCACGGTTTCGGGAGCGACAGGCTCCGTCCCGCCGAATCCTGTGGTCAGCCCCCGACGACCCGCACCTTCCCGGCCGCCTCCGCCGCCCTCGCCCGGGCGGTGTCGACATCGTCGGCGCGGGCCAGTGCGACCCCCATGCGCCGCCGCTCGAAGGCCTCGGGCTTGCCGAAGAGGCGCAGGTCCGCGCCGGGGACAGACAGGGCGGCGGCGACCCCTTCGAAGGCCACGCCACGCCCCTCAAGACCGCCGTAGATCACCGCGCTGGCGCCGGTCTCGCGCAGGGTCGCATCGACGGGCAGGCCCAGTATGGCGCGTGCGTGCAGGGCGAATTCGCTCTGGACCTGGGTGGCCAGGGTGACCAGGCCGGTGTCGTGCGGCCGGGGGCTGACCTCGGAGAACCAGACGTCGTCGCCCTTCACGAAGAGCTCGACGCCGAAAACGCCCAACCCGCCCAGCTCGGCGGTCACCGCCCCGGCGATCCGCCGCGACCGCTCCAGGGCGGCGGAGGACATGGCCTGGGGCTGCCAGCTTTCCACATAGTCGCCCTTCACCTGGCGGTGCCCGATGGGCGCGCAGAAGTCGGTGCGCACGGCGCCTTCGGCGCCCAGGCTGCGGACCGTCAGCTGGGTGATCTCGAAGTCGAAGTCGACCCGACCCTCGACGATGACCCGGGGTTGCTCCACCCGGCCGCCTTCCAGGGCGTAGCGCCAGGCGGCGGCGATGCCTTCGGCCCCCTCGACAAAGGACTGGCCCTTGCCGGACGAGCTCATCACCGGCTTCACGAAGCAGGGAAAGCCCGTGACCTGGGCCGCCGCCTCGGCCAGTTCGGCCTCGGAGCTGGCGAAGGCGTAGGTGGAGGTCGGCAGTCCCAGGGCCTCGGCGGCCAGTCGGCGGATGCCCTCGCGGTTCATGGTCAGCTGGGCGGCCCTGGCGGTGGGAATGACCGTCGCCAGGCCCTCGGCCTCCAGGCGCACCAGCTCATCCGTGGCGATGGCCTCGATCTCGGGCACGATCAGGTGGGGCCGCTCGGCCTCCACCAGGGCGCGCAGGGCCGCTGCATCCGTCATGGCCAGGACGTGGCTGCGGTGGGCGACCTGCATGGCCGGGGCGTCGGCGTAGCGGTCGGCGGCGATGACCTCGCAGCCCAGGCGCTGGAGCTCGATCACCACCTCCTTGCCCAGTTCGCCCGAGCCCAGCAGCAGGACCCGGACGGCGGAGGGCGAGAGGGGCGTGCCCAGGCGGGCCGGCGGGGCCACGGCTCAGCCCAGCTTCTGGCGGACGGCGTCCGCCACCGCCTGGGGCGTGATGGCGAAGGCCTCATAGAGCCGCTCGGCCGGGGCGGAGGCGCCAAAGCCCTTCATGCCGACAAAGATCCCGTCGGCGCCGATGAAGCGGTCCCAGCCCATGCGGACGCCCGCCTCGACGGCGGCCCTGACCTCGGTCTCGCCGATGACGGCGGCCTTGTAGCGGTCGGTCTGGGCCTCGAAGAGCTCCCAGCAGGGGGCGGAGACCACGCGGGTCCCGATGCCCTCGGCCTCGAGCAGGTCGCGGGCGGCCAGGGCGACGGCCACCTCGGTGCCCGTGGCGAACAGGGTGACCCGAGCGGGGGAGCCGGCGGCGGCCAGCTGGTAGGCGCCATGGGCCGACAGGTTCTCGCCGGAGGCGGCGGTGCGCACGGCGGGAACCTTCTGGCGGGACAGGGCCATGACAGACGGCGTGGTCCGGGCGGAGACGGCCAGCTTCCAGCACTCGGCGGTCTCCACCGCGTCGGCGGGGCGGAAGACCAGGAGGTTGGGCATGGCCCGGAGGGAGGCCACGTGCTCCACCGGCTGGTGGGTGGGGCCGTCCTCGCCGACGCCGATGGAGTCGTGCGTCATCACATGGACGACCCGGGCCCCCATCAGGGCGCCCAGGCGGATGGCGGGGCGCGAATAGTCCGAGAAGACCAGGAAGGTGCCCGAGAAGGGGATCACGCCCCCGTGCAGGGCCATGCCGTTCATCGCCGCGGCCATGCCGTGCTCGCGCACGCCCCAGTGGACGTACCGCCCCGCATAGTCCGGGACGTCGAAGGCGGCCGTTCCCTTGACGAAGGTGTTGTTGGACCCGGTCAGGTCCGCCGAACCGCCGATCATCTCGGGAATGGCCGGGAAAAGGTGATCGAGAGCCGAGCCGGAGTGCTGGCGGGTGGCCGCCGCGGGCCTGGCGTCCACCGCCGCGGCGATGTGGGCGTCGAGGGCCTCGAAGGCCCCGGCCGGAAGCTCGCCGGCCATGGCGCGCTGGAAGTCGCCGGCCTTGGGCGAGGTCGCCAGCCGGCCCTGCCAGGACTTGCGGGTGCGCACACCCTTCCGGCCGGCCCGGCGCCAGGCCTTCACCAGGTCCTCCGGCAGCTCGAAGGGCGGCAGGTTCCAGCCCATGGCCTTGCGGGCCTCGGCGATCTCGCCGTCGAACAGGGTGTAGCCGTGGCTGTGCGGGTCGCCTTCCTTGGGCCCGGCGCCCTTGGAGATGCGGGTGCGGCAGGCGATCAGGGTCGGGCGGTCCTGCTTGGTCGCCCAGCGGAGGGCGGCGGCGATCTTGCCGTGGTCGTGCCCGTCCACCGCCCTGACCGCCCAGCCATAGGCCTTGAAGCGGGCCAGCTGGTCGCCGGTCTCGGCGATGGTCGCCTCACCATCGATCGTGGTGTTGTTGTCGTCGAACAGGACGGTCAGCCGGTTCAGCCGGAACCGTCCGGCGATGGAGGCGGCCTCGTGGCTGACGCCCTCCATCAGGCAGCCGTCGCCGGCGATGACCCAGGTCCGGTGGTCCACCAGGTCCTCGCCGAACCGGGCGGCCAGGTGGCGCTCGGCCATGGCCATGCCGACGGCGGTGGCGATGCCCTGGCCCAGAGGACCGGTGGTGGTCTCGACCCCAGGGGTGTGCCCGAACTCCGGATGTCCGGGGGTGTTGGAGCCCCACTGCCGGAAGTTCCGGACCTGGTCCATCGTCACCGCCTTGAACCCGGTCAGGTGCAGCAGGGCGTAGAGCAGCATGGAGCCATGACCGGCCGACAGGACGAACCGGTCGCGGTCGGCCCAGTCCGGCCGCGAGGCGTCGAACTTCAGGAACTTCGTCCACAGCACGGTGGCCACGTCGGCCATGCCCATGGGCATGCCCTGGTGGCCGGACTTGGCCCTGTGCACCGCATCCATCGAGAGGACGCGGATGGCGTCGGCCATTTTCACGGGCGAGACAGGCATGGGGGGAATCCGGTTGTCGGCGGGAAGAGGCTTGGGCCTCGCACAGGGGACCGGAAGGGTCAAGAAAGGTAAGTGTTCCGGCGGCGCGGCGTATGGCGCTATAGAGGGAAGGCAACCTCCGGAGTCCCTCATGACCCAGGACGAATCCGCCCTCGACCAGGCCGCCAGGCGGCTGGATCGCGCCCTGTCCCTGCTCGAGCAGGAACTCGCCGGACGCCGGGCTGGCGGCGAAGGCGAACTGTTCGACCCCGCCCGCAGCGGCCTTGCCGCCGAACTGGAGCGAAGCCGCCAGCGGGAGCGCCATCTCGAGGCCGCAGGCGCCGATGCCTCGCGCGCCCTCGGCCAGGCCATCGCCCAGATCGAAGCGGTGCTGGGCGGCGGAAGGGAAGGCTGAACCATGGCCCAGGTGACCCTCAGCGTGAATGGCCGTCCCTACGTGGTCGGCTGCGAGGACGGCCAGGAGGCCCACCTCACAGAGCTGGCCCGCCTTTTCGACGCCCAGGTGCAACAGGTCTCCAAGGATGTCGGCCAGCTTGGCGAGACCCGGCTCTTCCTGATGGCGGCCCTGCTCCTCGCCGACGAGTTGTCCGATCTCCGGGGCCGCCTGGCGGGCCTGCAGGCTGACCACGCCCGGCTCCAGTCCGAGGCCGGGTCCGTCGAGGGCCGGGCTGTCGCGGCCCTGGAGGCCGCCGCCCGTCGCGTCGAGAAGCTGGCCGGGGCCTGACGTCGCGCGCCGGCCTTGCCGCAGGGGCCTGCCGGACCTAGACTGGGAAGTGGCGGGTCTTGCTGCAGCTCGCGTCGAAGGCGACTAATCCCAGCGACCTTAATTCACTCGAAGGGAGCTGTCCCTGGCCGGGTCCGTGGACCCGGGCACATGGCGCCCACCTGGTTATCCAGGTCGAGGGGATTGAACAGTCCTTCACGGTTTCCGCGGCGCCGCCACCTCTTTTCCCGGACACGCCTTGCCGTCCAGCGACCCTGACCCAGACTCCCGACACGACCTGCGAAGGCGCCTCAGGCGCCGGCGCAGGGCGCTGGCGATCGCCGCGCCGGATGCGGGCGAGGCTGCGGCCCGTCACCTGCCCCCCGACGCCCTGCCCCGGGTCCGCACCTTCGCCGCCTACCTGCCGGCGGGGGGCGAAATCGATCCCGGCCCCCTCTCAGTGCGACTGCTGGCCCTGGGCGCCGAGCGGCTCCTGCCGCGGGCCCTCGAGGACGGGAGCCTGAAGTTCCTGGACGCCCCGCTGGACGCGCCCCTCGCGCCGGACGCCGTCGGCGTCCCCGCCCCGCTCCCGGACAGCCCCGAGCGGCGCCCCGACCTCGTCATCACGCCGCTTGTCGGCTTCGACCGGTTCGGCGGCCGCCTCGGCCAGGGGGGCGGCCACTACGACCGGGCCCTGGAACGGCTGAGAAGGACCGGCCCCGTCTTCGTCCTGGGCCTGGCCTTCGCCGGGCAGGAGGTGGACAGGCTGGCGCTTGAGCCCCACGATCAGACCCTTGACGCCGTCCTGACAGAGGCCGGATACCGCAGCCTCCCCCAGGCCTGAAGGAACAGCATGCGTTTCGCCTTTTTCGGAGACGTGGTCGGGAAGTCCGGCCGGGACGGCCTGGCCGACCACCTGCCCGGCCTGCGCCGGCGGCTCGACCTGGAATTCGTCATCATCAACGCCGAGAATGCGGCGGCGGGGTTCGGCATCACCGAGCGCACAGCCCGCGACCTCTTCGACGCCGGCGCCGACTGCCTGACCCTGGGCAACCACGCCTGGGACCAGAAGGAGGCCATGACCTACATCGTCCGCGAGCCCCGGCTGATCCGCCCCCTGAACTATCCGGTCCTGGCCGATGCGCCGGGCCTGGGCGCCAACCTCTTCGAGACCCGCGGCGGGCGGCGCATCCTGGTGATCAACCTCCTGGGCCGGGTCCACATGGACAGCCTGGACGACCCCTTCGCCGCCGTGGACCGCGAGCTCGACAAGGCCCCCCTGGGCATGGTGGCCGACGCCGTGGTGGTGGACATGCACGCGGAGGTGACCTCGGAGAAGATGGCCATGGGCCACTTCTGCGACGGACGGGCGAGCCTGGTGGTCGGGACCCACACCCACGTTCCCACCGCCGACGCCCAGATCCTGCCCGGCGGCACCGCCTACCAGACCGACGCCGGCGCATGCGCCGACTATGACAGCGTCATCGGCAACATGAAGGAAGAGCCCCTCCGCAGGTTCACGACCCGGATCTCCGGCGGTCGGTTCAAGCCGGCGGAGGGTCCGGCCACCGTATGCGGGGTCTTTGTCGAGACCGACGACGCCACCGGCCTCGCGCTGAGGATCGCCCCCATCCGGATCGGGGGGCGCCTCGCCGAGACCGTTCCCGACCTCAGTCCGGCCGCCGCCTGAAGAAGCGACCGAACCCGGAAGCCGGCGCCTGCCGGGCCTCCAGACGCGCCTGCAGGACCGGCAGGGTCAGGCCGCCGCTCGCGGCCTCGTCCAACAGGGCGAAGCGACGGCCAGCGGCCTGGGACTGCTCTTCCGCGGTGATCTTGCCGTCATAGTTCCGGTCGGCCCCGCGGACGGGCTGGGGTTCGTCCAGGAGGCCGAAGGAGGAGGCCCCGTCCAGGCCCCGGCTTCGCGGCGCCGGTGCGCCCGGCTCGCCCCGGTCGGACCGGAAGGCGGCGGACTGGGGCAGGATCTCGGGCGCCACCTCGTTCTCGTAGGCGTTGTTCTCGAAACCATCCACGCGCCCGTCACGGTCGGCGTCCAGCCGGGCGTGGAACCTGAGGCCGTCTGCGGCGAACTCCTTCCGGGTCAGGGTCCCGTCATGGTCGGCGTCGGCGCCGGCGAACCAGTCAGCAAGCCCCGTGGCCGACCGGAAGGGCTCGCCAAATGGGCTGATGAACAGGGCGTCGCCGGCCGGCGCCTTCGCCGGGGACGACTGGCCGTTGGCCGTCGCGGCGGGAAGGAGCCCCACCGAGGCGATGGCCAGTCCAAGCCCGGGTCCGGCCAGGCCCCGGGCCCGGCGCAAAGGGGAACGACTCATGTTGCGAACTCCCGATTGGGTGGGAAGACAGAACGGTCTTGCGACGGCGTCAATGTGGCGCCGCCGCTCGGGGACGGCTTCGGGGCTTGCCAATGGGGGACCGGTGGCGGAGTCTTCCACCATGGCGTCGCTGATGGAACGCCGGAGGTCCGACATGCTGCATTTTCTGCTTCGCGCGCTTTTCGCCGCCTTTGGCCTGGCCATCGCCTCGCGGATTGTTCCCGGAGTGACCTACGACGCGCCCCTGACCCTGTTCCTGGCCGCCCTGCTCCTGGGGGTGGTCAACGCCCTCCTGAGGCCGCTGCTGGTGATCCTGACCCTTCCCGTCACCGTCGTCACCTTCGGGCTTTTCCTTCTGGTGATCAACGCGGGCATGATCCTGCTGGTCTCGAGGATCATTCCCGGCTTCCACATCTCCGGCTTCTGGCCGGCCGTGGTGGCGGCGGTCGTCACCGGGGTCACAAGCTGGGCCGGCTACATGCTGTTGGGCGACCTGAAGCGCCTGAACACGCGGGCTGGCTGACGTCCGGAAACGAAAAAGGGGGCGGGGCCTGAAGCCCCGCCCCCCGGACTTTCGGGAAACGACCTGGATCAGAAGTCCATGTCGCCCATGCCGCCCATGCCGCCGGGCATGCCCGGAGCGCCGCCGGCGCCGCCCTTCTTGGGGGCCTCGACGATGGCGGCTTCCGTGGTGATCAGCAGGCCGGCCACCGAGGCGGCGTCCTGCAGGGCGGTGCGAACCACCTTGGCCGGGTCGATGACGCCGGCCTTCACCATGTCCACGTACTCTTCGGTCTGGGCGTTGAAGCCGAAGGTGGGCGAGCTGTTCTCGAGCACCTTGCCGACCACGATCGAGCCTTCGACGCCGGCGTTCTCGGAGATCTGCCGGATCGGGGCCTGGAGGGCGCGACGCACGATGGCGACACCGGCCTCCTGGTCGTCGTTGTCACCCTTCAGGCCGTCGAGGGCCTTGGAGGCCTTCAGCAGGGCCACGCCGCCGCCGGGGACGATGCCTTCTTCCACGGCCGCGCGGGTCGCGTTGAGGGCGTCATCGACGCGGTCCTTCTTTTCCTTCACCTCGACTTCGGTCGAGCCGCCGACGCGGATCACGGCGACGCCGCCGGCCAGCTTGGCCAGCCGCTCCTGCAGCTTTTCCTTGTCGTAGTCCGAGGTGGTGTCCTCGATCTGGCGCTTGATCTGGCCGATGCGGGCCTCGATGCCGTCCTTGGCGCCGGCGCCGTCGACGATGGTGGTGTCGTCCTTGGTGATCGACACCTTCTTGGCGCGGCCCAGCATTTCGAGGGTCACGTTCTCAAGCTTGATGCCGAGGTCCTCGGAGATCAGCTCACCGCCGGTCAGGATGGCGATGTCCTCGAGCATGGCCTTGCGGCGGTCGCCGAAGCCCGGGGCCTTGACGGCCGCGACCCGCAGGCCGCCGCGGAGCTTGTTGACCACCAGGGTGGCCAGGGCCTCGCCCTCGACGTCCTCGGCGATGATCAGCAGGGGACGGCCGGACTGCACGACGGCCTCGAGGACCGGCAGCAGGGGCTGGAGGGAGGTCAGCTTCTTCTCGAAGAGCAGGATCAGGGGCTCGTCGAGTTC
The sequence above is a segment of the Phenylobacterium parvum genome. Coding sequences within it:
- the purT gene encoding formate-dependent phosphoribosylglycinamide formyltransferase, whose translation is MAPPARLGTPLSPSAVRVLLLGSGELGKEVVIELQRLGCEVIAADRYADAPAMQVAHRSHVLAMTDAAALRALVEAERPHLIVPEIEAIATDELVRLEAEGLATVIPTARAAQLTMNREGIRRLAAEALGLPTSTYAFASSEAELAEAAAQVTGFPCFVKPVMSSSGKGQSFVEGAEGIAAAWRYALEGGRVEQPRVIVEGRVDFDFEITQLTVRSLGAEGAVRTDFCAPIGHRQVKGDYVESWQPQAMSSAALERSRRIAGAVTAELGGLGVFGVELFVKGDDVWFSEVSPRPHDTGLVTLATQVQSEFALHARAILGLPVDATLRETGASAVIYGGLEGRGVAFEGVAAALSVPGADLRLFGKPEAFERRRMGVALARADDVDTARARAAEAAGKVRVVGG
- a CDS encoding phage holin family protein, translated to MLHFLLRALFAAFGLAIASRIVPGVTYDAPLTLFLAALLLGVVNALLRPLLVILTLPVTVVTFGLFLLVINAGMILLVSRIIPGFHISGFWPAVVAAVVTGVTSWAGYMLLGDLKRLNTRAG
- a CDS encoding 5-formyltetrahydrofolate cyclo-ligase → MPSSDPDPDSRHDLRRRLRRRRRALAIAAPDAGEAAARHLPPDALPRVRTFAAYLPAGGEIDPGPLSVRLLALGAERLLPRALEDGSLKFLDAPLDAPLAPDAVGVPAPLPDSPERRPDLVITPLVGFDRFGGRLGQGGGHYDRALERLRRTGPVFVLGLAFAGQEVDRLALEPHDQTLDAVLTEAGYRSLPQA
- a CDS encoding cell division protein ZapA; this translates as MAQVTLSVNGRPYVVGCEDGQEAHLTELARLFDAQVQQVSKDVGQLGETRLFLMAALLLADELSDLRGRLAGLQADHARLQSEAGSVEGRAVAALEAAARRVEKLAGA
- a CDS encoding DUF4164 family protein; this translates as MTQDESALDQAARRLDRALSLLEQELAGRRAGGEGELFDPARSGLAAELERSRQRERHLEAAGADASRALGQAIAQIEAVLGGGREG
- the tkt gene encoding transketolase, which encodes MPVSPVKMADAIRVLSMDAVHRAKSGHQGMPMGMADVATVLWTKFLKFDASRPDWADRDRFVLSAGHGSMLLYALLHLTGFKAVTMDQVRNFRQWGSNTPGHPEFGHTPGVETTTGPLGQGIATAVGMAMAERHLAARFGEDLVDHRTWVIAGDGCLMEGVSHEAASIAGRFRLNRLTVLFDDNNTTIDGEATIAETGDQLARFKAYGWAVRAVDGHDHGKIAAALRWATKQDRPTLIACRTRISKGAGPKEGDPHSHGYTLFDGEIAEARKAMGWNLPPFELPEDLVKAWRRAGRKGVRTRKSWQGRLATSPKAGDFQRAMAGELPAGAFEALDAHIAAAVDARPAAATRQHSGSALDHLFPAIPEMIGGSADLTGSNNTFVKGTAAFDVPDYAGRYVHWGVREHGMAAAMNGMALHGGVIPFSGTFLVFSDYSRPAIRLGALMGARVVHVMTHDSIGVGEDGPTHQPVEHVASLRAMPNLLVFRPADAVETAECWKLAVSARTTPSVMALSRQKVPAVRTAASGENLSAHGAYQLAAAGSPARVTLFATGTEVAVALAARDLLEAEGIGTRVVSAPCWELFEAQTDRYKAAVIGETEVRAAVEAGVRMGWDRFIGADGIFVGMKGFGASAPAERLYEAFAITPQAVADAVRQKLG
- the gap gene encoding type I glyceraldehyde-3-phosphate dehydrogenase yields the protein MTVRVAINGFGRIGRNILRSLVEHGRTDIEVVAINDLGPVETNAHLFRYDSVHGRFAGEVKVDGDTIDVGRGKIKVTAVRDPAELPHRELGVDIAFECTGIFTSKDKASAHLTAGAKRVLVSAPCDNADKTIVYGVNHDTLTAADLVVSNASCTTNCLAPVAKVLQELAGIERGYMTTIHSYTGDQPTLDTMHKDLYRARAAAMSMIPTSTGAAKALGLVIPALQGKLDGSSIRVPTPNVSVVDLVWTPGRTLTVKEINDALRAAAEGPLKGVLAVTDEALVSTDFNHVAASSTVALAQTQVIDGGLGRILSWYDNEWGFSTRMADTAAAMARLI
- the groL gene encoding chaperonin GroEL (60 kDa chaperone family; promotes refolding of misfolded polypeptides especially under stressful conditions; forms two stacked rings of heptamers to form a barrel-shaped 14mer; ends can be capped by GroES; misfolded proteins enter the barrel where they are refolded when GroES binds), with the protein product MAAKDVYFGSDARDRMLRGVNTLANAVKVTLGPKGRNVVIEKSFGAPRSTKDGVSVAKEIELSDRFENLGAQLIREVASKTNDKAGDGTTTATVLAQAIVVEGMKSVAAGMNPMDLKRGVDKAVAKVVESIRESSRKVTTNAEIAQVGTISANGDTEVGEMIAKAMDKVGNEGVITVEEAKTAETELDVVEGMQFDRGYLSPYFITNADKMEAELDEPLILLFEKKLTSLQPLLPVLEAVVQSGRPLLIIAEDVEGEALATLVVNKLRGGLRVAAVKAPGFGDRRKAMLEDIAILTGGELISEDLGIKLENVTLEMLGRAKKVSITKDDTTIVDGAGAKDGIEARIGQIKRQIEDTTSDYDKEKLQERLAKLAGGVAVIRVGGSTEVEVKEKKDRVDDALNATRAAVEEGIVPGGGVALLKASKALDGLKGDNDDQEAGVAIVRRALQAPIRQISENAGVEGSIVVGKVLENSSPTFGFNAQTEEYVDMVKAGVIDPAKVVRTALQDAASVAGLLITTEAAIVEAPKKGGAGGAPGMPGGMGGMGDMDF
- a CDS encoding TIGR00282 family metallophosphoesterase, with translation MRFAFFGDVVGKSGRDGLADHLPGLRRRLDLEFVIINAENAAAGFGITERTARDLFDAGADCLTLGNHAWDQKEAMTYIVREPRLIRPLNYPVLADAPGLGANLFETRGGRRILVINLLGRVHMDSLDDPFAAVDRELDKAPLGMVADAVVVDMHAEVTSEKMAMGHFCDGRASLVVGTHTHVPTADAQILPGGTAYQTDAGACADYDSVIGNMKEEPLRRFTTRISGGRFKPAEGPATVCGVFVETDDATGLALRIAPIRIGGRLAETVPDLSPAAA